TGGCCAAGAACGACGCCGTCGTCGCCGAGCATCTTCACCCGCTTCACTTCGCGCTCGCTGGCCCAGCGCGCCGAACCATAGGTTTCGGCTTTCTTCGCTTCCTTTGCGCGCCAGACCGACAGGACGATCGCGATGACGATCCCGGCCATCGCGCCCGACACCGCGATGAGCGCACCGGTCTCGAAGATCTTCGGCGCATAGGCGTCGAACGCGAACCACCACCAGAAAAAGGCAGGCGGCGGATAGATCGGCCATGACCCCAGCGAGAACCACGGCTCACCCAGCTCGGGCTGATAGGCGAGTGCATGGGCAGTCCATTGGGTCGCCGCCCAGATGCCAGCCAGCGTCACGCCGAAGACGGCGATGACCTGGCCCCAGAGGATACGGGTTGCGTTCATGGGATGAAGCTCCTGCTGATGAAGATATCGAGGATCACAGGCCAAGCCCCCTTCCGCGGCCGAGCGACCAATCGACGCCGCCACCGGGCGTCATGGTGCCGCTGATATGCTTGCCCAGATGCTGTTCGAGTGCCGGCCGCCAGGGCACGAGCTGAAAACCGAGCCCATTGTCGATCATCGCGAACCGGCCTGAGGCGAGCGTCACGCGCTCACGATAGACGCCGCTCACATAATCACCCGCCGCTGACGGCCGATGCGCCAGGCCCGTGCGGCGGGCGATGGCGTCGGTCGCCTGATCGACTTCATTGCCCTTGAGGGTCGCGATGAGGTCGCGCGCGAACAGGAACCCGGCGCCGCGCCGCTGCGCGAGGCCGACGCCTTCGAGATGGAGGGAGCGCGCTTCCATCGCATCGCGGATGTCCTGCCCGAACCCACTGCCGGCCGCGACCGGCTCACGAGCGATGAGCTGGCGGTCGAGCCAGGTCGCGCCGGGCGCGTTCACCTGCTCGGCCAGGGTCAGGTCCGAGCGGGTCGCGAGCGACAGGCGCGTATTGCCCCTGGCGTCCTGCCAGCTCCGCGTCTCGACAATCGCCCCGGGTCTGGCGTCGCCGGTCATCTCCATATCGTCGAGGCGCAGATGATGCGTTCGCCCGTCGGCGCCCTCGATCACCACATAGGCCGTGCCCGCCAGTTCGTCGTGCAGACCGCGCTCGACCAAGCGGCCGATGATGGGATCGGCCGGGGCTTCACCATGGAGAGCGAAGCTGCCGGGATCGGGCACGCGGCCGCCGTCGCTCATCGCCCGGTGCATGGTCTTGATGATGTCGGTGCGGATGGAGAGGTCGCGCAGCGTCTTTTCCGCGCCGGGCCTCAGCGACCAGACCGCCGGTCCTTGCCCGTAGGCAAGGCCCAGCCGTTCGAGCTTGCCGGCGCGGCCGATCAGCAGGCGGCGCATTTCGGGATCGTCGCCACCACCCGGACGCAGATCGACCATGCCGGTCATCTCATCAGCCATGCGCTGCAGACGGTGATCGAGGCTCGTCCAGCGATTGGCATCAACTTCCTGCTCTAGGGCTGCGCGGATCTCCTGTTCGGTGCGCGGTCCGAGTTCCATCGTGACGCGCTCCTCCGCGCGGGCGCGCATGCCTTCGCGGATATAGTCGCGGTCGATCACGAGATCGGCACCGGTCTCGTCGACGCCGCGCACGAGGACATGGATATGGGGATTGTCGGTGTTCCAATGATCGACGGCGACCCAGTCGAGCCGGGTGCCGAGATCGGCCGCCATGTCGTCCATCAGTTCGCGGGTGAACACCTTGAGGTCGGCCATCTGGCCGGCATCCTCGGGCGAGACGATGAAGCGGAAATGATGCCGGTCATCCTCGCAGCGTTCGGCGAAGGCGTCGCCGTCCGCCTGATCTGAGCCGGCATCAAACAGGCTGGCATCGCGCCCGTCGCGCGTCACGCCATCGCGCTTGAGGTAGGCGATATGCCGGGCGAGCGGCGCGGCGCGGAACTTCGATCCCTTGTGCCTGACCACACGGGCCTTGATGACGACGCGCCGGGCATTGGACGGAGCGCGGGTGCGCAGACGCGCGATGCGGCCTCGACCATGGCGCCCCGTGCCTTTGCCGCGTGACGGCCCCCGGCGGCTGTACCCCGCCTTGGCCGCTGCCCGGCGAACCTGTGCCGCGAGGCTCTGGACCTTGCGTCCCGAGCCCTTGCCAGCATCGCGGCTCCTTCCCGGCCGAACCCGGAAATCATCGTCGCCGACAGTCATGTCAGCCGCGAAATCGGCGCTGCCACCCGCCGATCTTTTGAAATCACGGGATAATCGGAAAATCGCGCCACCTGGCCGATCAGGGTGCCACCGGAAAACCTCCCCGACTTACAACCACATGCGCGTCCACAGGTGGCACCCCTTTTATCTCGCCATCGACTTTCCCCTTCGATTCCAGTGCGCTGTGCTCTTTTCCGACGCTGTAGATTCCACGCCTGCCAACGCCAACGGACGCCATGACCGCTCATTGTTCGCTCTGCCCGGAAAGGGGGACGAAGAGGCCGTGCGAACCAGGCGATGAAGGGCGCCGCGGGAGGCCCGAGGGCAACGAGACAGGCGCGGATGCAATGTCGCCGGGCTGAGATACGGGCGCGGGATCGGCGACGGCTTGGCTGTCATCCAATCCGCCGTCACCACGCAGCACGAACAGCGCCGCGTCGTGCCAGGATGGTGCAGCCGGTGCGCGCGGAATTGCAGGCACGACGGCAGGCGAAGCGATGCCGGAGGTGCCGAGGTTGGGCGCGAGCTTCGCGACATAGGTGATCGTCTCGTCGGGAAGCGGACGGCCGCGCCGGCGCCAGTCGTCGACACGGCCCGGCCCAGCATTATAGGCAGCGAGCGCGGTGGACAGATCGCGATACCGATCGACCATCTCGCGCAGATAGGCCGCGCCGGCATGGATATTGGCGCGCACATCCCAGGGGTTGTCGCCGAGCCCGTAGCGTGCGGTGAGCTGACCCCAGGTGCCGGGCATGATCTGCATGAGCCCCATGGCGCCGGCGCGTGAAATCGCCGCCGGATCGCCGTTGCTCTCGGCGCGCATCACCGCCCAGATCCATGCCTCGGGAAGGCCGAAGCGCTGTGCGGCGTCGGCAACATGGGCAGCGTAGGGATGCGCCGTCGCGACAGCGGCAGGCGCGGTGGCCAGCACAGTCGTAGCCGGAAAGAGGGAGGCGAGTGTGCCGGTCAAGGCCGATGCGCTAGCGAGGCGAACGGCGCAGGACCGGCAGCGCGACGCGAAGCGGATGCGCACGGTTCACTCCGCTTTCGGACGCCGCAGGCGCGGCGACCAGAGCAGGACATGGCCGTCATCGCCGCGATTGGAGCGCAGGAGATTGGCGCGGATCGGACGAGCGAAACCCGGACAATCGAGCTGGATCGTGACGAACACGCCGGTCTTGCCGTCATGGTTCCAGCCCGATCCGACCTCGGGACCAATGCCTTCAGGTACGCTATCGTCGGCGAGATGGACGCGCCAGTCCGGTGCGCGGCCCTGCCCGGTGAAGCCGGTCGGCACGAGCCGCAGCGCGACACCGAGCGTGAGCGTGCGCAGACGGCCGACGAACCCGTCGCCGTCTTGGGTGAAGCAACCTATCTGCATAAGATGACTCCTTCTTCGCTGGTGAGAGGGGCACCCCGCGCGCAGCCGGAGCGCCAGCGCAGCGGCGCATTCGGTGTGTCGCGGGTGAGGATCGGGGTGGCGCGGCCGATCAGGCCGGAGGCTGGAATCGGCCCGAAATAGCGCCCGTCGAGGCTGTCGGGCGCAGCATTGAGCAGGAACAGTTGGTCGGTCCTGAGGACGCGGCAGCCGCGCCAGACCGGCAACGGTCGGCCATGACCGTCGGACGCGCGCGCGACCGCGACGGTGCGCCCGTCGATCGTCACCGTCCTATCGCGGCGGCAGATCAGCGCGCCCGGACGCGCGGCGACATGCTTGAGCAGCGGCACGCCGGCAGGGAGATAATGGCGCTCGGCCATGAACCGGGCGAACGCGGGCGGCGGCATGATGGCGACCATGTCGCCGACCGCAGGCCGGGCAAACGGATGGACGCGGTAAAGCCCGATCGGCGCGCTGGCGCTGGCGTTCCAGAGCAACAGCTTGGGCAGCGGCAGAACTGCCGCGACCAGCGTGAAACCAATTACGGCGCCGGCGATGTGCGGCACGAAGCGGGAGAGCGGACGGCGGCTCATTGACCCAGCGCCTTGCGCTTGAGCCATGCCTGATGGCGCTCCGCCGTATAGACGCGTGCAGGTTCGCCTGCGCTCAGCCGGTTATGGACATGCCGCCAATGCTCGGGCGCGATGTCGCAAGGATCGAGGTCTTCGGCCTCGATCCTGTCAATGATCTCGAGCACCTTGCGGACCTTCGGCCAGCCTTGGATCGAGAGCAGCAACTCACCGCCCGGCCGCACGAAGGGTGCGGTCGTATAGGCCTCGCCCGGACGAACCGCGCGCAGGATGTCGATGCGCGAATGGACAGTACCGAAGTCGTTGGCCGACCAGCGCACGAACGCGACGACGGCATCGGGCCGGAAGGCCACGATGCGTGTCTTGCGGCTGACGATGCGCTCCGACGCGATCCGGCCGAAACGAATCCAGTGCTCGATCCGCTTCTCGATCCAGATCAGTTCGATCTCGGTGCAGTCCTTGCGCAGCGGGTCTGCAGCACGCGAGCGGACGCGCCCACAGGCAGGCTGGTGGGTCATGAGGCTTCTCCGGTAATGGAAATGAAGAGCAGCCCGCCCGCCGCCGAGCGGCAGCGTGGCAGCAATGCGGGCGTCGGCGCGCGCGGCGCGAAATCCGCAGCCCGGCGCCGGGTTAGGAAGAATATGAAATATTCTTCTCTATTAGGAGGGTTAGAGGGGCGTCGATTTTGCGCAGATTTCTGCGGGACTCCGGACCATGCCGGTTCCCGATAGGACGACTCTCGGGTTCCCGATGGGACGACTCCGGCGGTTACTGATAGGACGACTCGCACGGGTCTTATCCACAGGCCGGGAGCTTGAGCCGGCGCATGGCGGCTTCGAGCGGATCTGCCGGAACCGGCGCGAAATTGAGCCGCTCCTTGCCCAGGGCATGTTCGATCCTGAGCGTGTAGCCGGGAAGCGGCTGGCGCTGCACGATCGCGCGCAATTCGAAGGCGAAGCGCTTCAATGGCGAGAGCGCGCCCGACTTCAGGTGCAAATGCTCGAAGTCGAAGCTCCAGCCTGCCGCCTGGCGGCCGCCATGCTTGCGCACGATCCGGTAGAGCCAGCGTTCGAGACCGCCGGTCAGATCGAAATAAGCCCGATCGATTGTCAGCACGAGAGCGCGGTCGAGCACGCCCGCATAGAACCAATCGGGCAGGATCAGCTCGATCCCGAGCGGCCGCCCTTCCGCATCGAGCCGCTCCTGCCACTCGTTAATCCAGGAGAAGCGATGGCGGCGGCGCTGATGCTGTTGGCGGATCGATGTGGCGACGGTCGTCGATTGCAGCCGGTCGAGCGCGGCTTTGAGGCGGTCATAATTGTCGCGGCCCGTCCCGCGTCGGATATAGGTCAGTATCTCATGCGGGGTCGTCGCCATGAGCCGCGAGGTAGCCCGCCCGGCATCGCGTGCCTCGACGAGCTGGCTCGCCGCCCAGATCAAGATGTCGGCATCCCAGATGGTCGCCATGCCATGTTCCGGCACGGCTTCGACCGAGATCCACGTCTCGCCCATCCGAAAATCGATCGGTGCGACGCGCCGCGATTTGGCAAGGCTGAAGAAGGGCCAGGACATGAGATCCTGGGCATCGCGCGGCGCCGGATTGGCCGGCACCGAGCGGAACAGGTCGAGCTGCGTGCGCTCGATCCGTGTCTCCGCAGAGAATGATGGGCGGCGTGGCACGGCCTCAGCGTTCCGTCAGCGCGCTGAACCGCTTGGCGGGAAGGCAGACGCCGGTGCCCGGATCGGAGGTCGAACGCCGCCGGCCAAGTTCCGCCCAGGCATCGAGCGCCTCGATCGAATAGACGACACGTCCGCCCAGCTTGTGGAAATTAGGGCCGGTGCCGTAGCAGCGATGCTTTTCGAGGGTGCGCGGGGAAAGGCCGAGCCGCGCGGCGGCATCGGGGGTCTTCAGAAACTGCGGCGAGCGCAGTGCGGGTTGTTCCATGATGTTCCTCCATCGAAGCCGGGATCACGCACGGCGGCGATCAACCGGACTGGAGGAAAGTGGCGGAGCATGAGCGTCGGGATGGAGCGGCTGTTTTGCGTTGGCTATTTTTGTCGCACCGGCGGGATCAGCCGCGCAGCAAGGCGCGATATCCTCCGTTCATGAGAGCGAGCGCCTCGTCGATCAGGCGCTGGGTGCGGCGGCGCTCGGCGGAGGATTTCCATCCATTGCCGCGGCCGATGGTCATGGCAGGATAGACATAGCGACGGGCGATCTCGTGGGTCGTGATCCCGGTTCGCTCGCGGCCGAGAACGGCATCGAGAATGTCGAGAAGCATGCCGAGACGCCGCCGCTGGAACGGCGTCGGCGCGAAGCCGGGCGGCAGGCGCATGGGCGGGGCGCCTGCCAGGCGCCGATCGAGCCGCTGCGCTGCCGCGTGGCGTAGATCGATCGCCTCGTCGCGCACGATCACATAGGCAAGCGCACTGCCTTTGAGCGGATCGCGGACCCAGAGGCGGTGCGGGCCGTCGATGTCGCCGAGGACGACATGACGGCCGGTCGAGAGTGTGCGGTCGGCGAGGATGATCGGCCAGGCATCGAGATCGAACGACGCAGCTTCGGCGAAGCCGGACGGCGCCGTATCGAGGATGACCGTCGTCGGCGCGAGCGACGCCTGCCAGAGCGCGGGTTCCTCAGCCGCGAACGAGCCAGGCGCACAAGGGAAAGGCGAGGCCCCAGCGCCGGGCCATCACCTCCTGCTCCTCGGCGGAGCTCCGCCTCGCGCGCATGACCTTCTGATAATCGGACTGATAGCGGGGATTGCGCCGCAGAAACTCCTGTGCAAATCCCGGCTTGTCGAGAAGGCGCCGATCGCCATCGCTGGGCTTTTCGCCGGACATGCGCGTTCCCCCGAATGCAGGAGCGCAGGCTGTCGTTTGGCGTTTTTGCGGGCTATTCCAACAACTAGGGAGGCGGATCCCCATTTATGGGGATGTCCGCCGGCTCAGTGAGAGCCGGCGGATCATTCCGAGCGTCAATCGCGCTCGCGGCGGGCAGGCCGGTTCCAGACCAGGTCATGTTCGCCATCCTCGCCTGCGAAGAGCTGCGCGAAGATGGGAGCGACGAAGCTGGGATCATCGAGCTTGACCGAGAGATAGGGCCGGTCGTCGCTGGTCCGCTTGCTCCAGGCCGCACCGACCTCGACGTCGCCGACATAGACCCGGTGGCTGGGCGCATTGCCGCTGGCCTGTTCGTCCGCGACGATGCGGACCGACTTGGCCTGAACCGAGAGAGTGACGATCTGGCCCCGGAGTTCACCCGAAACTTGTCTGAAGCTGCCGATCTTTGCCATGATGTCTGTTCCTTTCGCTTCGAACCCGCGCCGATCGCGGCCTCGATGCGTTGGACAAGCCGGCAGGCGAACGGCGCCGCAGCCGAAGGCCCGCAGCGAAGCGGAGGATGGCTCGGACCGGACTTTCTTGGTCCGCGAGGAACGGCGGCACGCCGGGGGAAGAAAGTCTGGGCAGAGCCGTTGCGGCAAGACGGGCGAGCGTCAGCGGCCTGACGGCAACGAACGCATCGACACGAGGCCGTGCATGGCGCGGCGCGAAATCCAGGGGAACGGCATTGGCCAAGACCCGGACATCAAGGATTCGGGTGAACGGGTGCTGGAGGATTGCCTCGGCTCTGGGCCGGTACTGTCGCGCACGGCATCGCATCGGGTGCCCGCCACCGGTCTGGGATCGGCGTGTCGGTTCCAAGCGCCGGGAAGACGTCAGTCTGTCGGCCGCTCGTCAGCGCAAACCGGCGATCGGCTTCTTTCCCATCATCGCCATAGCAGCCGTGAGGCATGATCTGGTCCGAAACCGGCTCCGCACGGAAACAGCCATGCAGGGAACATACCCGGCTTTGATCGGGCGGCGGATATCCGGATCGTTACCGCACAGTTGTTGCGGGATCGCCTGCGGCGGCCTGCGCCGGTTCTGCAATCTCGAATCTGGCGAGCCGGATCCATGCGGTGACCGCGATGGTCACGCCGCCGATCCAGCTCACAGTCGAGAGCATCACGCCCGGATCGATCGCGAGCCCGATCACGCCCTGGACGGCGTGATAGCCGACAATGCCCGCGGGGACGGCGAACAGCAACGCGATGGCCAGCCTGACGATTGGCGAGCGGATGACCGTGAAGAGACACTGACCGACGACCAACACCGCGACACCCGCCGCGAAGCCGCCAAGAACGGCGGCGAGATAGCCATAGTCGTGATCGCGTATCCAGAATGCGAGGCTGATACCACTGGCAACCGGCAGCGCATAAACGGCGAGACGGAAGAGCAACCAGAGGAGGTAAAGGCCGGCGAATAGGCCGAGAACGAGAAAGATGGTCATGAACAGCGTCCTTTCGAAACGTGAATCGTCGGACGCGCTCGCCACCACCTCCACAGCGCTATGTTGCGACGGCGAGAATAGCGCGCGGAAGCACTGGCCGAAACGGAAATCTGCCTTCGACGGGCAAGCGAGCTGATCCACCGATCAGGATGGGAATGGGTCATATTCGTGCACCACCTGCGCCGGATTGCCGTCAAACTCGTCCCAGGGCATCACCGCGTAGCCGTGGTCGGTCCTGATAAG
This DNA window, taken from Sphingopyxis alaskensis RB2256, encodes the following:
- a CDS encoding transcriptional regulator domain-containing protein, whose protein sequence is MSGEKPSDGDRRLLDKPGFAQEFLRRNPRYQSDYQKVMRARRSSAEEQEVMARRWGLAFPLCAWLVRG
- a CDS encoding lytic transglycosylase domain-containing protein gives rise to the protein MTGTLASLFPATTVLATAPAAVATAHPYAAHVADAAQRFGLPEAWIWAVMRAESNGDPAAISRAGAMGLMQIMPGTWGQLTARYGLGDNPWDVRANIHAGAAYLREMVDRYRDLSTALAAYNAGPGRVDDWRRRGRPLPDETITYVAKLAPNLGTSGIASPAVVPAIPRAPAAPSWHDAALFVLRGDGGLDDSQAVADPAPVSQPGDIASAPVSLPSGLPRRPSSPGSHGLFVPLSGQSEQ
- a CDS encoding replication initiator protein A, whose amino-acid sequence is MPRRPSFSAETRIERTQLDLFRSVPANPAPRDAQDLMSWPFFSLAKSRRVAPIDFRMGETWISVEAVPEHGMATIWDADILIWAASQLVEARDAGRATSRLMATTPHEILTYIRRGTGRDNYDRLKAALDRLQSTTVATSIRQQHQRRRHRFSWINEWQERLDAEGRPLGIELILPDWFYAGVLDRALVLTIDRAYFDLTGGLERWLYRIVRKHGGRQAAGWSFDFEHLHLKSGALSPLKRFAFELRAIVQRQPLPGYTLRIEHALGKERLNFAPVPADPLEAAMRRLKLPACG
- a CDS encoding DUF736 domain-containing protein, which codes for MAKIGSFRQVSGELRGQIVTLSVQAKSVRIVADEQASGNAPSHRVYVGDVEVGAAWSKRTSDDRPYLSVKLDDPSFVAPIFAQLFAGEDGEHDLVWNRPARRERD
- a CDS encoding helix-turn-helix transcriptional regulator — its product is MEQPALRSPQFLKTPDAAARLGLSPRTLEKHRCYGTGPNFHKLGGRVVYSIEALDAWAELGRRRSTSDPGTGVCLPAKRFSALTER
- a CDS encoding DUF2840 domain-containing protein — translated: MTHQPACGRVRSRAADPLRKDCTEIELIWIEKRIEHWIRFGRIASERIVSRKTRIVAFRPDAVVAFVRWSANDFGTVHSRIDILRAVRPGEAYTTAPFVRPGGELLLSIQGWPKVRKVLEIIDRIEAEDLDPCDIAPEHWRHVHNRLSAGEPARVYTAERHQAWLKRKALGQ
- a CDS encoding S26 family signal peptidase, which encodes MSRRPLSRFVPHIAGAVIGFTLVAAVLPLPKLLLWNASASAPIGLYRVHPFARPAVGDMVAIMPPPAFARFMAERHYLPAGVPLLKHVAARPGALICRRDRTVTIDGRTVAVARASDGHGRPLPVWRGCRVLRTDQLFLLNAAPDSLDGRYFGPIPASGLIGRATPILTRDTPNAPLRWRSGCARGAPLTSEEGVILCR
- a CDS encoding relaxase/mobilization nuclease domain-containing protein, whose translation is MTVGDDDFRVRPGRSRDAGKGSGRKVQSLAAQVRRAAAKAGYSRRGPSRGKGTGRHGRGRIARLRTRAPSNARRVVIKARVVRHKGSKFRAAPLARHIAYLKRDGVTRDGRDASLFDAGSDQADGDAFAERCEDDRHHFRFIVSPEDAGQMADLKVFTRELMDDMAADLGTRLDWVAVDHWNTDNPHIHVLVRGVDETGADLVIDRDYIREGMRARAEERVTMELGPRTEQEIRAALEQEVDANRWTSLDHRLQRMADEMTGMVDLRPGGGDDPEMRRLLIGRAGKLERLGLAYGQGPAVWSLRPGAEKTLRDLSIRTDIIKTMHRAMSDGGRVPDPGSFALHGEAPADPIIGRLVERGLHDELAGTAYVVIEGADGRTHHLRLDDMEMTGDARPGAIVETRSWQDARGNTRLSLATRSDLTLAEQVNAPGATWLDRQLIAREPVAAGSGFGQDIRDAMEARSLHLEGVGLAQRRGAGFLFARDLIATLKGNEVDQATDAIARRTGLAHRPSAAGDYVSGVYRERVTLASGRFAMIDNGLGFQLVPWRPALEQHLGKHISGTMTPGGGVDWSLGRGRGLGL
- a CDS encoding DUF736 domain-containing protein; translation: MQIGCFTQDGDGFVGRLRTLTLGVALRLVPTGFTGQGRAPDWRVHLADDSVPEGIGPEVGSGWNHDGKTGVFVTIQLDCPGFARPIRANLLRSNRGDDGHVLLWSPRLRRPKAE
- a CDS encoding DUF2285 domain-containing protein, with amino-acid sequence MIVRDEAIDLRHAAAQRLDRRLAGAPPMRLPPGFAPTPFQRRRLGMLLDILDAVLGRERTGITTHEIARRYVYPAMTIGRGNGWKSSAERRRTQRLIDEALALMNGGYRALLRG